The genomic DNA CACGGTGCGGTAGGTCTTGTCGCTGTCCTCGACGAGCTGCTGACCGTTCATCAGGATCGTCCAGTGCTTGTCGGCGATGTCCGGGTCGACGCCGAACCGCACGGTCTCGTCCTGGTCGACGGTGATGGACTTCGCGTCCTTGTCCTTCAGACACTTGTTGATCTCGTCGGGGGAAAGGTTCTTGCCCTCTCCGCCGCAGGTGGCCTCGGAGCTGACCGAGTCACTGCCGACCGTGATCGTCGCGATCGGGGTCGGCTCGTCACAGGCGGACAGCAGGAGAAGTCCGGCGGACACGGCGCCGACAGCGGCGACGGCGCGGCGGCGTCGCACAACGCGGTGTCCGATAGCGGCGGTGCCGCGGGGCAACGTGGTCATGGCGGAAGGCTATACGGCGCCTGAGCCCCGTCCCCCACCTGGGTACGGCGTGGCGTGGTCACGCCACTCTCGGCCGAGTCCTTCCCCCGTGCCGCGCCGAGTCGAGCAGCCCCCGTACGGTCGTCAGCCACCCGGTGGCGATGATCGCGGCGGCCACCGACAGGCCCAGCGTGCCGTTGAGCGGCAGCACGATGCCGACGGCGCCGCCGAACACCCAGGAGACCTGGAGCAGCGTCTCCGAGCGCGCGAACGCCGACGTGCGCACCTGCTCCGGCACGTCCCGCTGGATCAGCGCGTCCAGGGACAGCTTGGCCAGCGCCTGCGCGAACCCGGCGACCGCCGCCAGGCACGCCACCAGGAAGGCGCTGAAGAACACCGCGGCGACCACCGCCGCGCCCAGCACGATCACGACCACCGTCACGATGATCACCTCCGGCGCCCGGGACCGCAGCCACGCCCCCACGGCCGTGCCCAGCGCGTTGCCCGCACCGGCCGCGACGCCCACGATCCCCAGCGACACCGCCGCGCTCTGGCCGGTCATCGGATGCACCCGCAGCAGGAACGCCAGGAAGAAGATCAGGAAGCCGGTCAGGCAGCGGATGGCGGCGTTGGCGGCCAGCGCGTGGGTCACCGCCGGGCCCACCGTGCGCAGGCCGGGGCGCTTGCCCCGCCCCCGCAGCGGTCCCGGCAGGTGGTCCTCGTCCGCGGCGAGCAGC from Streptomyces sp. CB09001 includes the following:
- a CDS encoding DUF2771 domain-containing protein, giving the protein MTTLPRGTAAIGHRVVRRRRAVAAVGAVSAGLLLLSACDEPTPIATITVGSDSVSSEATCGGEGKNLSPDEINKCLKDKDAKSITVDQDETVRFGVDPDIADKHWTILMNGQQLVEDSDKTYRTVPGSVFFNAQYGAQGDSTNVAVAVRDGKDDSQNITGVWVFELKKD